One genomic region from Candidatus Binatus sp. encodes:
- a CDS encoding helix-turn-helix domain-containing protein — translation MMIESLGTALAIHLLTHHSSKRTASREYGAMPSHLLRRAVEFIHHNLTRNLSLFELASEVDMSPYHFCRLFKRSTGLSPHQYLQRERIRRARDLLAEHRLTVAEVAGELGFSDQSHFARTFSRSVGATPRDYANAHSRASGDCSAPDAKKSKLRKNRRKIAPIF, via the coding sequence ATGATGATCGAGTCGCTCGGCACCGCGCTGGCGATTCATCTCCTGACGCATCACTCCTCGAAACGGACAGCCTCGCGTGAATACGGCGCGATGCCGAGCCATCTACTGCGCCGGGCGGTTGAATTCATACACCACAATCTCACCAGAAACCTGAGCTTGTTTGAACTGGCTTCCGAGGTGGATATGAGTCCGTATCATTTCTGCCGTTTGTTTAAACGCAGCACCGGCCTGTCTCCGCATCAGTACCTGCAACGAGAGCGAATCAGGCGCGCCCGCGATCTGCTCGCGGAGCATCGGCTGACCGTGGCCGAGGTGGCGGGCGAACTTGGTTTCAGCGATCAGAGTCATTTTGCGCGGACCTTCAGCCGCAGCGTAGGCGCGACGCCAAGGGATTACGCAAACGCTCATTCACGGGCAAGTGGCGATTGCTCAGCGCCAGACGCTAAGAAGTCTAAATTGCGCAAGAATCGGCGAAAAATAGCACCAATCTTCTAG
- a CDS encoding flagellar FlbD family protein — protein MSFFVTLTGSEGRILVNPDCIAMCEERKAETLITLRSGQKISVSESLSKIAKLCESLLQ, from the coding sequence ATGAGCTTTTTCGTGACGTTAACCGGCAGCGAGGGACGAATTTTAGTCAATCCCGACTGCATCGCGATGTGCGAAGAACGGAAGGCGGAAACGCTCATCACGCTCAGGTCCGGCCAAAAAATCAGCGTCAGCGAGAGTCTATCCAAAATCGCGAAGTTGTGTGAAAGCTTGCTGCAGTGA
- a CDS encoding helix-turn-helix domain-containing protein, whose amino-acid sequence MKKQRRLGEVIKARRTAIDISQRELAHRVGVEGSHIAFIEAGRRRPSLALLFRLAQNLDIDQQELFLLAYPNAAAFIEPKDAPLAESREAVWRRFLATAPRYSVTAGELAILRKICLLGRISSPSAYRSILNSIRQAFETD is encoded by the coding sequence ATGAAGAAACAGCGGCGGTTGGGTGAGGTCATTAAAGCGCGGCGCACCGCGATCGATATATCGCAACGCGAACTGGCGCATCGCGTGGGAGTCGAAGGCTCGCACATCGCGTTCATCGAGGCGGGCCGGCGGCGGCCCTCGCTGGCGCTGTTATTTCGGCTCGCGCAGAACCTGGATATAGACCAGCAGGAACTGTTTCTGCTCGCTTACCCTAACGCAGCGGCCTTCATCGAACCCAAAGACGCGCCACTGGCCGAAAGCCGCGAGGCGGTATGGCGCCGTTTTTTGGCGACCGCTCCGCGCTATTCTGTCACCGCGGGCGAACTCGCGATCCTGCGGAAGATATGCCTGCTCGGGAGGATCTCATCGCCGAGTGCATATCGTTCGATA